The following are from one region of the Polaribacter marinaquae genome:
- a CDS encoding efflux RND transporter periplasmic adaptor subunit gives MRKVILAILGVLSIAGAILLGNYLIDKNQKPKPKFKKQIKTVFVENVENKEIPIILSASGNLTAKNKIEIFSEVQGVLKTSNKLFKPGTNYYRGETLLSLNNDEFYASLQSQKSNLYNLITAILPDLRLDYPNEFSKWESYLKGFNMNNSTPKIPEFSSDKEKYFISGRGIITAYYNVKNLEVRLSKYKIRAPFSGILTEALVSPGSLVRVGQKLGEFIDPSVYEMEVSINSEFADLLKVGNSVTLTNLEKTKEYTGKVVRVNGKVDQVSQTIKAFIDVKHKDLKEGMFLEANLVAKSESNAIEIPRKLLIDNTAVYTVKNDSILSLVSVQPVYFGTDKVVIKGIENDAKILTQTLPGAFDGMVVKINKKK, from the coding sequence ATGAGAAAAGTTATTCTAGCCATTCTAGGAGTATTAAGTATTGCAGGAGCAATATTATTAGGAAATTACCTTATTGATAAGAATCAAAAACCAAAACCAAAATTTAAAAAACAGATAAAAACGGTATTTGTAGAAAATGTAGAGAATAAAGAAATTCCTATTATTTTATCTGCTAGCGGTAACTTAACTGCAAAAAATAAAATAGAAATTTTCTCTGAAGTACAAGGTGTTTTAAAAACTTCAAATAAATTATTTAAACCAGGTACAAACTATTATAGAGGCGAAACGCTTTTAAGTCTTAATAATGACGAGTTTTACGCTAGTTTACAATCTCAAAAAAGTAATTTATATAATTTAATTACTGCTATTTTACCAGATTTAAGATTAGATTATCCTAACGAGTTTAGCAAATGGGAATCTTATTTGAAGGGTTTTAATATGAACAATTCTACACCTAAAATTCCTGAGTTTTCTTCGGATAAAGAAAAGTATTTTATTTCTGGTAGAGGTATTATAACAGCTTATTACAATGTAAAAAATTTAGAAGTTCGTTTGTCTAAATATAAAATTAGAGCACCTTTTTCTGGTATTTTAACAGAAGCATTAGTTAGTCCGGGTTCTTTGGTAAGAGTTGGGCAAAAGTTGGGTGAATTTATCGACCCAAGTGTTTATGAAATGGAAGTTTCTATAAATTCTGAATTTGCAGATTTACTAAAAGTGGGCAATTCTGTAACACTAACAAATTTAGAGAAAACCAAAGAATATACAGGTAAAGTAGTTCGAGTAAACGGTAAAGTAGATCAGGTTTCGCAAACAATTAAAGCGTTTATAGATGTAAAACATAAAGATCTAAAAGAAGGAATGTTTTTAGAAGCAAATTTAGTAGCCAAATCAGAATCTAATGCAATTGAAATTCCTAGAAAATTATTAATAGATAATACCGCAGTTTACACAGTTAAAAACGATAGTATTTTGAGCTTAGTTTCTGTACAACCAGTATATTTTGGAACAGATAAAGTTGTGATTAAAGGAATCGAAAATGATGCAAAAATTTTAACACAAACTTTACCAGGAGCTTTCGACGGAATGGTTGTAAAAATTAATAAAAAGAAGTAA
- a CDS encoding efflux RND transporter permease subunit, with product MKKIITYFIKYPVAVNVMILAFIIFGAVGAISMKSSFFPLVDSQLIQISLAYPGASPAEMEEGVVLKIEDNLKGIVGVERVTSVSRENSASVNIEVEKGKDIDVVLSDVKNAVDRVPSFPSGMEPAVIAKVESIRPTISFTVSGENVPLKSLKQYARNVENDIRGIEGISQVAISGFPDEEIEISVRENDLRSYNMSFTEVANAIRNSNILITGGNIKTSEEDYLIRASNRSYYGVELQNLIVRTSTDGNIIRLKDIAKVSDTWSETPDRLYYNGNLAINVTVSNTNNEDLISSADKIKEYIHKFNQQQQNVQLNISSDASITLNGRTKLLIENGVVGILLVLFFLALFLNLRLAIWVAFGLPVAFFGMFIFAAQFDVTINVLSLFGMIIVIGILVDDGIVIGENIYHHYYDLGKSKINAAIDGTMEVIPPIVSAILTTIIAFSTFFFVDGRIGSFFGEVSTIVLLTLTVSLVEALVILPAHIAHSKALERKREENGEEKKTNVIDAFFTKVNKAADRLLMKLRDTFYMPFLKFCLQNKVFALSLPIALVIFSIMAMNAGIVKQAFFPRIASDRVQIALTMPQGTNEQITDSIISSIEEKVWLTNTEYTEKQTGNISVVENVIKRIGPGSANATLTVNLLPGEARDFSSPEITNSISDKVGKVYGVESLTFGSGGNFGGSPVAVSLLGNNISELKAAKQELKQELENNALLKDIADNDPAGIKEIQITLKDNAYLLGLNLQAIMAQIRYGFFGFQAQRFQRGQDEIKVWVRYDKKDRSSIKNLDDMRISTPSGTRVAFSEIANYTIARGDIAINHLKGKREIQITADLKDLETSATEILDDIKTRVMPEIISKYPTVSPLYEGQNREAKKTTDSVNVVGPIILLLIYIVIAFTFRSYSQPILLIIMIPFSMIGVVWGHYFHNFPIGILSFLGIIALIGIMVNDGLVLIGKFNNYLKEGMKYDDALIAAGQSRFRAIFLTSLTTVAGLAPLLLEKSRQAQFLIPMAISISYGIAIATVLTLVMLPILLSVSNSIKVKAKWLKTGEHVTKEEVERAIIEAKVDEEEQTLKINSKEE from the coding sequence ATGAAAAAAATCATTACTTATTTTATTAAATACCCGGTTGCTGTAAATGTAATGATTCTTGCATTTATTATTTTTGGAGCGGTTGGTGCAATTAGCATGAAATCTTCTTTTTTTCCGCTAGTAGATTCGCAACTTATTCAAATAAGTTTAGCTTATCCTGGTGCTTCACCAGCAGAAATGGAAGAAGGTGTAGTTTTAAAAATTGAAGATAATTTAAAAGGAATTGTTGGTGTAGAAAGAGTAACATCTGTTTCTAGAGAAAACTCTGCAAGTGTAAACATCGAAGTAGAAAAAGGTAAAGATATAGATGTTGTTTTATCTGATGTTAAAAATGCAGTAGATAGAGTTCCGTCTTTTCCTTCTGGTATGGAACCCGCAGTAATTGCAAAGGTAGAAAGTATAAGACCAACAATAAGTTTTACGGTTAGTGGAGAAAATGTTCCTTTAAAATCATTAAAACAATATGCTAGAAATGTAGAAAACGATATACGAGGTATCGAAGGAATTTCTCAAGTAGCAATTTCTGGTTTTCCAGACGAAGAAATAGAAATTTCTGTTAGAGAGAACGATTTGCGTTCTTACAATATGTCTTTTACAGAGGTTGCAAATGCCATAAGAAACTCTAATATTTTAATTACTGGTGGTAACATAAAAACATCCGAAGAAGATTATTTAATTAGAGCAAGTAACCGTTCTTATTATGGTGTAGAGCTTCAAAATTTAATAGTTAGAACGTCTACCGATGGTAATATTATTCGATTAAAAGATATTGCAAAAGTTAGCGATACTTGGTCTGAAACGCCAGATAGATTGTATTACAACGGTAATTTAGCAATTAATGTTACGGTAAGTAATACAAATAACGAAGACTTAATTAGTTCTGCAGATAAAATTAAAGAATACATTCATAAATTTAATCAGCAACAACAAAACGTACAATTAAATATTTCTAGTGATGCTTCTATTACACTAAATGGTAGAACTAAATTATTAATAGAAAACGGAGTTGTAGGTATTTTATTGGTGTTGTTTTTCTTAGCGTTATTTTTAAATTTAAGATTGGCAATTTGGGTAGCTTTTGGTTTGCCTGTTGCATTTTTCGGGATGTTTATTTTTGCTGCTCAGTTTGATGTAACAATCAATGTATTATCATTATTTGGTATGATCATCGTTATTGGTATTTTGGTTGATGATGGTATTGTGATTGGAGAGAATATTTATCATCATTATTACGACTTAGGAAAATCTAAAATAAATGCCGCAATAGATGGAACAATGGAAGTTATTCCGCCAATTGTATCTGCTATTTTAACTACAATTATTGCATTTTCTACATTCTTTTTTGTTGATGGTAGAATAGGAAGCTTTTTTGGTGAAGTTTCTACAATTGTATTATTAACATTAACGGTTTCTTTGGTAGAAGCATTGGTTATTTTACCGGCGCATATTGCACATTCTAAAGCTTTAGAAAGAAAAAGAGAAGAAAACGGAGAAGAGAAAAAAACCAATGTTATCGATGCTTTCTTTACAAAAGTAAATAAAGCAGCAGATAGGTTGTTAATGAAATTAAGAGATACTTTTTACATGCCTTTTTTAAAGTTCTGTTTGCAAAATAAAGTTTTTGCATTGTCTTTACCAATTGCGCTTGTAATATTTAGTATTATGGCAATGAATGCAGGTATTGTAAAACAAGCGTTTTTTCCAAGAATAGCAAGTGATAGAGTTCAGATAGCTTTAACAATGCCGCAAGGTACTAACGAGCAAATTACAGATTCTATAATATCGTCTATAGAAGAAAAAGTTTGGTTAACAAACACAGAATACACAGAAAAACAAACAGGTAATATTTCTGTAGTAGAAAATGTTATTAAAAGAATTGGACCTGGTAGTGCAAACGCAACTTTAACGGTAAATCTTTTACCTGGTGAAGCCAGAGATTTCTCGTCACCAGAAATTACAAATTCTATTAGCGATAAAGTTGGTAAAGTTTATGGTGTAGAAAGTTTAACTTTTGGGTCTGGTGGTAATTTTGGTGGAAGTCCGGTTGCTGTTTCTTTATTAGGTAATAATATTAGCGAGTTAAAAGCTGCCAAACAAGAGCTTAAACAAGAGTTAGAAAACAATGCACTTTTAAAAGATATTGCAGATAATGATCCTGCCGGAATTAAAGAAATTCAAATTACTTTAAAAGATAATGCGTATTTATTAGGCTTGAATTTGCAAGCAATAATGGCGCAAATTAGATATGGTTTCTTCGGATTTCAGGCACAAAGATTTCAAAGAGGTCAAGATGAAATTAAAGTTTGGGTTCGTTATGATAAAAAAGATAGATCTTCTATTAAGAATTTAGATGACATGAGAATTTCTACACCTTCTGGTACTCGAGTTGCATTTTCTGAAATTGCAAATTATACAATTGCTAGAGGAGATATTGCAATAAATCATTTAAAAGGTAAAAGAGAAATTCAAATCACAGCAGATTTAAAAGATCTAGAAACAAGTGCTACAGAAATTTTAGATGATATTAAAACAAGGGTAATGCCAGAAATAATATCTAAATATCCAACAGTTTCACCTTTATATGAAGGTCAAAATAGAGAAGCTAAAAAAACAACAGATTCTGTAAATGTTGTTGGGCCTATTATTTTATTACTAATTTATATTGTAATCGCATTTACGTTCCGTTCTTATAGCCAGCCAATTTTATTAATAATCATGATTCCTTTTAGTATGATTGGTGTAGTTTGGGGGCATTACTTTCATAATTTTCCAATTGGTATTTTATCCTTTTTAGGAATTATTGCCTTAATAGGAATTATGGTAAACGATGGTTTGGTATTAATTGGTAAGTTTAATAATTACCTTAAAGAAGGCATGAAATATGATGATGCTTTAATTGCTGCAGGTCAATCTCGTTTTAGAGCAATATTTTTAACGTCTTTAACTACAGTTGCTGGTTTAGCACCTTTACTATTAGAAAAAAGTAGACAAGCACAATTTTTAATACCAATGGCAATTTCAATTTCTTATGGTATTGCAATTGCTACTGTTTTAACATTAGTTATGTTGCCTATTTTACTTTCTGTATCTAACTCTATTAAAGTAAAGGCAAAGTGGTTAAAAACAGGAGAACATGTAACAAAAGAAGAGGTAGAAAGAGCAATTATAGAAGCCAAAGTAGATGAAGAAGAACAAACTCTTAAGATTAATTCAAAAGAAGAATAA
- a CDS encoding TolC family protein — protein sequence MKKNKLLRLIQKKNNMRLVRKTILAVVFLSTLQMVSQEILTKEKALEITLENNFGIKIAKNNLEIAENNTSIYNTGKLPTATFNSGANYSRNNQSLIFTDRDTGDDSEISGNGVVAKTYNASLAVNYTIFDGFGRKYNVEQLKETYNLTELQARETIENTYLQLFTTYFQIARLSENTDNLTEALTISKQRLQRAQYQYDYGQSTKLEFLNAQVDVNNDSISLIAAKQQLNNAKRGLNVILGKKNDANFSVETEVTYNKMLSFNDLKNKTLENNSLLKQNEKNIAISEFNIKINKASYLPSLNFNASYGYNRTRNENLINPFGAKLITSDGLNAGVNLTWNIFDGGSTKTRIANSKIALENQQILLEQQKITIENNLKNTWENYQNQLFILKAQETNVLTTENNFKRTQERYKLGQVTSIEFRQAQINLINSKTALNNAKYDAKLIELQLLQLSGDILNVDF from the coding sequence ATGAAGAAGAACAAACTCTTAAGATTAATTCAAAAGAAGAATAATATGAGATTGGTAAGAAAAACAATATTAGCAGTCGTTTTTTTATCGACTTTACAAATGGTTTCTCAAGAAATTTTAACCAAAGAAAAAGCGTTAGAAATAACATTAGAAAATAATTTCGGAATTAAAATTGCCAAGAATAACTTAGAAATTGCAGAGAACAATACAAGTATTTACAATACTGGTAAATTACCAACTGCAACTTTTAATTCTGGTGCAAACTATAGTAGGAACAATCAAAGTTTAATTTTTACGGATAGAGATACTGGTGATGATTCTGAAATATCTGGTAATGGTGTTGTAGCAAAAACATACAATGCATCACTTGCTGTAAACTATACAATTTTTGATGGTTTTGGTCGTAAATATAATGTAGAGCAATTAAAAGAAACCTATAATTTAACAGAGTTACAAGCTAGAGAAACGATAGAAAATACATATTTGCAATTGTTTACAACGTATTTTCAAATTGCTCGTTTATCAGAAAATACAGACAACTTAACAGAAGCACTTACCATTTCTAAACAACGTTTACAACGTGCCCAATATCAATATGATTATGGTCAATCTACCAAATTAGAGTTTTTAAACGCGCAAGTAGATGTAAATAATGATAGTATTTCTTTAATCGCAGCAAAACAACAATTAAACAATGCAAAACGTGGTTTAAATGTTATTTTAGGTAAAAAAAACGATGCAAATTTTTCTGTTGAAACAGAAGTGACTTATAATAAAATGTTAAGCTTTAATGATTTAAAAAATAAAACATTAGAAAATAATTCGCTTTTAAAACAGAATGAAAAAAACATTGCTATAAGTGAGTTTAATATCAAAATTAACAAAGCAAGTTATTTACCGTCTTTAAATTTTAATGCTTCTTATGGTTATAATAGAACCAGAAACGAGAATTTAATCAATCCTTTTGGGGCAAAATTAATTACGTCTGATGGTTTAAATGCGGGTGTTAATTTAACATGGAATATTTTTGATGGAGGTTCAACAAAAACAAGAATTGCCAATTCTAAGATTGCTTTAGAAAATCAGCAAATACTTTTAGAACAACAAAAAATAACTATAGAAAATAATCTAAAGAATACTTGGGAAAATTATCAAAATCAGTTATTTATTTTAAAAGCTCAAGAAACAAATGTTTTAACTACAGAGAATAACTTTAAAAGAACACAAGAGCGATACAAACTAGGGCAAGTGACCTCAATAGAGTTTAGACAAGCTCAAATAAATCTAATAAACTCTAAAACGGCATTAAATAATGCAAAATATGACGCGAAATTAATTGAACTTCAATTATTACAATTAAGCGGAGATATTTTAAACGTAGATTTTTAA
- a CDS encoding Crp/Fnr family transcriptional regulator, which translates to MADELATNFGYLFEDSLIQEITKIGVSKAYKAESTIIDRGDYITSMPLLLSGAIKILREDEKGEELVLYYLEKGDTCAMTLSCCMGQTKSKIRAVAETDIELIMLPKEKMTAWLSSYKSWQSFILQSYHNRVEELLVAVDTIAFLKMDERLFKYLKDKAMVTHNDVLQVTHKQISDDLHTSRVVISRLLKKLENESKIVLHRNSIKILEL; encoded by the coding sequence ATGGCAGACGAATTAGCTACTAATTTTGGATATCTTTTTGAAGATAGTTTAATACAAGAAATTACAAAAATAGGTGTTTCTAAAGCTTATAAAGCAGAGTCTACAATTATAGACCGAGGAGATTACATAACTTCGATGCCATTATTACTTTCTGGAGCTATAAAAATACTTAGAGAAGATGAAAAAGGCGAGGAGCTAGTTTTGTATTATTTAGAAAAAGGAGATACTTGTGCCATGACACTTTCGTGCTGTATGGGACAAACAAAAAGCAAAATAAGAGCCGTTGCAGAAACAGATATAGAATTGATAATGCTACCAAAAGAAAAGATGACCGCATGGTTAAGCTCTTATAAATCTTGGCAATCTTTTATTTTACAAAGTTACCACAACCGTGTAGAAGAACTTCTTGTGGCAGTAGATACTATTGCTTTCTTAAAGATGGACGAGCGTCTTTTTAAGTATTTAAAAGACAAAGCTATGGTTACACACAATGATGTTTTACAAGTAACTCACAAACAAATTTCAGACGATTTACACACTTCTAGAGTTGTAATTTCTAGATTGTTAAAAAAGCTAGAGAATGAAAGTAAAATAGTGCTTCATAGAAATAGTATTAAAATTTTAGAACTTTAA
- the trxA gene encoding thioredoxin, whose translation MAKFSEIIHQEKPVLVDFFAEWCGPCKMMNPILKQVKDVLGDKVSIIKINVDKNQSLALKYQVKGVPTFMVFKEGKQLWRQSGVLQTKELVEIIKRFS comes from the coding sequence ATGGCTAAATTTTCAGAAATAATACATCAAGAAAAACCTGTTTTAGTCGATTTTTTTGCAGAATGGTGTGGTCCTTGTAAAATGATGAATCCAATTTTAAAACAAGTTAAAGACGTTTTAGGCGACAAGGTTTCAATTATTAAAATAAATGTTGATAAAAATCAATCATTAGCATTAAAATATCAAGTTAAAGGAGTGCCAACTTTTATGGTTTTTAAAGAAGGGAAACAGCTTTGGCGACAATCTGGAGTTTTACAAACAAAAGAATTGGTTGAAATTATAAAAAGATTTAGTTAA
- a CDS encoding TolC family protein: protein MFSKQLPAQEIISIGKSDVLSKISENNLSLKISKEAFNAAKADYNQTNAVFLPNIKASHTGISTTNPLMAFGSKLNQEILTQNDFNPSLLNDPITTRNFATKIEIQQPLINFDGFYQRKAAKSKMEAMSLKTERMQDYLVFEVDKAYMQLQLAYKAVDVIEKALKAANANKQMADNSFKQGFLQRADVLNVEVRVTEVKNQLQTAKSNVQNASNYLSFLMNDKSYVVYKPTETLSVVSFNVDDKKISENRSDIKAMELALKGFEAMNKAAKMAFLPRLNAFGSYEMYDNKVFQGNANGYLIGAQLSWDLFQGSKRFGKAQKSKAEFEKSKLEYNQYVSKSNLELNKVKRQLVDAKNRLELTSLAIQQSEESLRIRKNRFKEGLEKTSDLLMAETQFAKKQLEYYQTIFEYNFTQTYLEFLTKE from the coding sequence TTGTTTTCTAAACAATTACCTGCACAAGAAATAATTTCGATTGGTAAGTCTGATGTTTTGTCTAAAATATCTGAAAACAATTTATCCTTAAAAATTTCTAAAGAAGCGTTTAATGCAGCAAAAGCAGATTACAATCAAACCAATGCAGTCTTTTTACCAAACATTAAAGCAAGTCATACTGGTATTTCTACAACGAATCCTTTAATGGCTTTTGGGTCTAAATTAAATCAAGAAATTTTAACGCAAAACGATTTTAATCCATCATTATTAAATGATCCAATCACTACTAGAAATTTTGCTACAAAGATCGAAATTCAGCAACCATTAATAAATTTTGACGGTTTTTATCAAAGAAAAGCAGCCAAATCTAAAATGGAAGCAATGTCTTTAAAAACAGAAAGAATGCAAGATTACTTGGTGTTTGAAGTAGATAAAGCATACATGCAATTGCAATTAGCCTATAAAGCAGTAGACGTTATAGAAAAAGCACTAAAAGCGGCCAATGCAAACAAACAAATGGCAGATAATAGTTTTAAACAAGGGTTTTTACAGCGAGCAGATGTTTTAAATGTTGAGGTAAGAGTTACAGAAGTTAAAAACCAATTACAAACTGCAAAAAGTAATGTGCAAAATGCCTCTAATTATTTGTCTTTTTTGATGAATGATAAAAGCTACGTAGTTTATAAACCAACAGAAACCTTATCAGTGGTTAGTTTTAATGTTGATGATAAAAAAATATCAGAAAACAGATCTGATATCAAAGCAATGGAACTTGCTTTAAAAGGATTTGAAGCAATGAATAAAGCGGCTAAAATGGCTTTTTTACCTCGTTTAAATGCTTTTGGTAGTTATGAAATGTATGATAATAAAGTGTTTCAAGGAAATGCAAATGGATATTTAATTGGTGCACAATTAAGTTGGGATTTGTTTCAGGGATCTAAACGTTTTGGAAAAGCGCAAAAAAGTAAAGCTGAATTCGAAAAATCAAAATTAGAATACAATCAATATGTGTCTAAAAGTAATTTAGAATTAAACAAAGTAAAACGCCAATTAGTAGATGCTAAAAATAGATTAGAATTAACAAGTTTAGCAATACAACAATCTGAAGAATCTTTAAGAATTAGAAAAAATAGATTTAAAGAAGGATTAGAAAAAACATCTGATTTGTTAATGGCAGAAACTCAATTTGCTAAAAAGCAATTAGAATATTACCAAACAATTTTCGAATACAATTTTACACAAACTTATTTAGAATTTTTAACTAAAGAATAA
- a CDS encoding efflux RND transporter periplasmic adaptor subunit yields the protein MKKYIYIIAFLSASIFITSCGSEEKKAAIDTTPAIKISVNKVAVNSNSQFLSVSGKIQAANSTDLSTRMMGYVKKVHVNVGDKVRKGQLLVSINNTDLEAKKGQVNAGIIQAKAAFKNAEKNYNRFKNLFASNSVTQKEMDDMTANYEMAKAGLESANQMKNEINAQFTYSNITAPFSGVITSKNVENGDMANPGMPLISLETPKVFEVIAMVPETEISEIDKGTDVNVLVKSIDTTVKGKVTEVSTSAKNTGGQYLVKVALEKTDANILSGMFSTVQFPVERKVKSELVLIPTDAIVKNGQLSGVYTVSESNTAILRWLRLGRTYGNEVEVLSGLNSDESYIVSAEGKLFNGAKITIQ from the coding sequence ATGAAAAAATATATCTACATAATCGCGTTTTTATCTGCATCAATATTTATTACTAGTTGTGGTAGCGAAGAAAAAAAAGCAGCAATAGATACTACTCCTGCAATTAAAATTTCGGTAAATAAAGTTGCTGTAAATAGTAACAGTCAATTTTTGTCTGTTAGTGGTAAAATACAAGCAGCAAATAGTACAGACTTAAGTACTAGAATGATGGGTTACGTAAAAAAGGTACACGTAAATGTTGGCGATAAAGTAAGAAAAGGTCAGTTGTTAGTTTCTATTAATAATACAGATTTAGAAGCTAAAAAAGGACAAGTAAATGCAGGAATAATTCAAGCAAAAGCGGCTTTTAAAAATGCTGAAAAGAATTACAATCGTTTTAAAAACTTATTTGCAAGTAACAGTGTTACTCAAAAAGAAATGGATGATATGACTGCAAATTACGAAATGGCAAAAGCCGGATTAGAATCTGCAAATCAAATGAAAAACGAAATTAATGCACAGTTTACGTATTCTAATATTACAGCTCCTTTTAGTGGTGTAATTACAAGTAAAAACGTAGAAAACGGAGATATGGCAAATCCAGGAATGCCTTTAATTAGTTTAGAAACTCCTAAAGTTTTTGAAGTGATTGCAATGGTGCCAGAAACAGAAATATCAGAAATTGACAAAGGAACAGACGTAAATGTATTAGTAAAATCGATTGATACAACTGTAAAAGGAAAAGTTACAGAAGTAAGTACTTCTGCTAAAAATACTGGAGGACAATATTTAGTAAAAGTAGCTTTAGAAAAAACAGATGCAAATATTTTATCTGGTATGTTTTCTACAGTTCAGTTTCCTGTAGAAAGAAAAGTAAAATCTGAGTTGGTTTTAATTCCTACGGATGCAATAGTTAAAAACGGACAATTATCTGGAGTTTATACAGTAAGTGAAAGTAACACAGCAATTTTACGTTGGTTACGTTTAGGTAGAACTTACGGAAATGAAGTTGAAGTCTTATCTGGTTTAAATTCAGATGAATCTTATATAGTTTCTGCTGAAGGAAAATTATTTAACGGAGCAAAAATTACAATTCAATAA